Proteins encoded together in one Plectropomus leopardus isolate mb chromosome 19, YSFRI_Pleo_2.0, whole genome shotgun sequence window:
- the adoa gene encoding 2-aminoethanethiol (cysteamine) dioxygenase a yields MPRDNKTPLIQKIAKQAHITFKGLNSSENGENKLVEDQQSELISLVTAVRAADLKIAPRKTKPSSGAAGLQNPPVTYMHICETEVFSIGVFLLRTGASIPLHDHPGMNGTLKVLYGKVSVRCFDKLEDNLTVGTVPPHFEPPLSPQQTGSLRRSVLRSVTEYSETSGPCLLTPLRDNLHQIDAVEGPAAFLDILAPPYNPDDGRDCHYYKVLQTVAEGETDGKSNKELQGEEKEEGEEMWLLEIPQPEDFWCGGEPYPGPAVTF; encoded by the exons ATGCCGCGGGACAACAAAACTCCTCTTATCCAGAAAATAGCTAAACAAGCCCACATCacatttaaaggcttaaattCTTCAGAGAACGGGGAAAATAAACTGGTTGAAGACCAACAGAGTGAACTGATCTCCTTAGTGACCGCAGTCAGGGCTGCCGACCTGAAAATTGCTCCCCGGAAAACCAAGCCGAGCAGCGGTGCTGCGGGGCTCCAGAACCCCCCGGTCACCTACATGCACATCTGCGAGACGGAGGTGTTCAGCATCGGCGTTTTCCTGCTGAGGACCGGCGCCTCCATCCCGCTGCACGACCACCCGGGCATGAACGGGACGCTCAAG GTTCTGTACGGGAAGGTGAGCGTCCGCTGTTTTGACAAGCTGGAGGATAACCTGACTGTCGGCACCGTCCCGCCTCATTTCGAGCCTCCGCTGTCTCCGCAGCAGACGGGCTCCCTGCGGCGCTCCGTGCTCCGCTCAGTCACTGAGTACTCAGAGACCAGCGGGCCGTGCCTCCTCACTCCTCTGCGGGATAACCTCCACCAGATCGACGCAGTGGAGGGGCCAGCTGCCTTCCTGGATATCCTCGCACCTCCATACAATCCAGACGACGGGCGGGACTGTCACTATTACAAAGTCCTGCAAACTGTGGCTGAGGGAGAAACGGATGGAAAGAGCAACAAGGAGCTGcagggagaggagaaggaggaaggagaggagatgTGGCTGCTAGAAATCCCTCAGCCAGAGGACTTCTGGTGTGGTGGGGAACCCTACCCAGGCCCTGCTGTCACTTTCTGA